Proteins encoded together in one Thermoplasmatales archaeon BRNA1 window:
- a CDS encoding Phosphoglycerate mutase 1 produces the protein MKQLVLVRHGESEWNKLNLFTGWTDVDLSEKGWEEAKAAGEMMKAEGFAFDKCYTSFLKRAIHTAHTALAAMDLDWIEEVKTWRLNERHYGALQGLNKSETAEKYGEE, from the coding sequence ATGAAGCAGCTCGTACTTGTCAGGCACGGGGAGAGCGAGTGGAACAAGCTCAACCTGTTCACCGGATGGACCGACGTGGACCTCTCCGAGAAGGGATGGGAGGAGGCCAAAGCCGCCGGCGAGATGATGAAGGCCGAGGGATTCGCCTTCGACAAATGCTACACCTCCTTCCTGAAGAGGGCCATCCACACCGCCCACACCGCCCTTGCGGCCATGGACCTGGACTGGATCGAGGAGGTCAAGACCTGGAGGCTCAACGAGAGGCACTACGGCGCCCTCCAGGGACTGAACAAGTCCGAGACCGCGGAGAAGTACGGCGAGGAGTAG
- a CDS encoding putative acetyltransferase, translating into MSLEIRHDRCAARFTAEKDGAEVGELTYVIDDGTMNINHTFVNPDQRGQGIATKMTDAAEAFARAEGLKVIATCSYAAAKIAEK; encoded by the coding sequence GTGTCCCTCGAGATCAGGCACGACCGCTGCGCGGCGAGGTTCACCGCCGAGAAGGACGGTGCGGAGGTGGGCGAGCTCACCTACGTCATCGACGACGGGACGATGAACATCAACCACACCTTCGTGAACCCCGACCAGAGGGGACAGGGCATCGCCACGAAGATGACCGATGCCGCAGAGGCCTTCGCCAGGGCCGAAGGGCTCAAGGTCATCGCGACCTGCTCCTACGCGGCCGCGAAGATCGCAGAGAAGTGA
- a CDS encoding methionine-R-sulfoxide reductase/methionine-S-sulfoxide reductase, producing the protein MRDTMREIWLAGGCFWGTERLISAIDGVVSTEVGYANGDPSVVPTYEDVCRRRTGYRETVHVTYDESRVSLDFILYAFFASIDPTLKDRQGNDAGPQYQACIFWNDGESEKTVRRIAGTEAGRYDPFNVVLAPLENFFPAEEYHQRYLEKNPHGYCHIDSELVRQVSERVFDPSEYKRPSNEELESRLTPLQYSVTQEADTERPFENEYDNEFSPGIYVDRITGEPLFLSQDKYDSHCGWPAFSKPLDPNSVVYLEDHKLPITRTEVRSRVGNTHLGHLFYGDRFSPTRARYCMNSASLLFIPLEEMEGKGYGKFVPLVRK; encoded by the coding sequence TTGAGGGATACCATGAGGGAGATATGGCTGGCCGGAGGGTGTTTCTGGGGTACGGAGCGCCTCATATCCGCAATAGACGGGGTGGTCTCCACTGAGGTCGGATACGCCAACGGGGACCCTTCCGTCGTACCCACATACGAGGATGTTTGCAGGAGGCGCACCGGGTACCGGGAGACCGTCCACGTTACATACGACGAGTCCAGGGTGAGCCTGGATTTCATCCTCTACGCGTTCTTCGCATCCATCGACCCCACGCTGAAGGACAGGCAGGGGAACGATGCCGGTCCCCAGTATCAGGCCTGCATCTTCTGGAACGATGGGGAATCGGAGAAGACAGTCAGGAGGATCGCCGGTACCGAGGCCGGGAGATACGACCCCTTCAACGTCGTCCTGGCCCCTCTGGAGAACTTCTTCCCTGCGGAGGAATACCATCAGAGGTATCTCGAGAAGAACCCCCACGGCTACTGCCATATCGACAGCGAGCTTGTCAGGCAGGTCTCGGAGAGGGTGTTCGACCCCTCGGAATACAAAAGACCCAGCAATGAAGAATTGGAGTCTAGGCTGACCCCGTTGCAATACTCTGTCACACAGGAGGCGGACACCGAGAGGCCCTTCGAAAACGAGTACGACAACGAGTTCTCCCCGGGGATCTACGTGGACAGGATCACCGGGGAGCCCCTCTTCCTTTCGCAGGACAAGTACGACAGCCACTGCGGATGGCCGGCATTCTCAAAGCCTCTGGATCCAAACTCGGTGGTGTATCTGGAGGACCATAAGCTACCTATAACGCGTACCGAGGTCAGGAGCAGGGTGGGAAACACGCATCTGGGACACCTGTTCTACGGCGACAGGTTCTCCCCAACTAGGGCGAGGTACTGCATGAACAGCGCCTCGCTGCTGTTCATCCCGCTGGAGGAGATGGAAGGTAAGGGGTACGGGAAGTTCGTACCCCTGGTAAGAAAATGA
- a CDS encoding amino acid carrier protein: MDIGNALDTGFGILNHYFWGISFVFLIGLGIVFTVRLKCLQILKIKETSSLALSGISEGRGTHRISSFEAFCIGMGARIGVGNIAGVATAIVTGGPGAVFWMWIFAIIGSASSFMESTLAQIYKEKKEDGHFYGGPAYYASKGLGSRRLGIVAAVLLVITFGIGFITVQSCNASQALCGAFEFDHNNYVFAAIIAGIAAVIIFKGLKAAAKFSANIVPYMALAWIVFAVAAILLNIGGVVNAVYMIFEYAFDASALAGGAIGTIIVTGLKRGVFSNEAGLGSVANIAATADVKHPVKQGLIQSFGVLVDTLIVCTITALVVLSYGHFDEIMALDLEGAKLVQAVVADAFSGTWTNYIIAMFMFVFAFTSLIGYYTMSEANARFVRDDKRSVLVIRIMVVIVAFLAGTCTSVNLADTISDTFMALMAAVNMIIVALLSRKVFEAYVDYKKQRRAGIEEPEFHKDALSDISGVTEWE; this comes from the coding sequence ATGGACATAGGCAACGCATTGGACACGGGATTCGGGATCCTCAACCATTACTTCTGGGGGATCTCGTTCGTGTTCCTCATCGGACTGGGGATTGTCTTCACCGTCAGGCTGAAGTGCCTCCAGATCCTGAAGATCAAGGAGACCTCCTCCCTGGCGCTCTCCGGAATCTCCGAGGGCAGGGGGACCCACAGGATCTCCTCCTTCGAGGCATTCTGCATCGGGATGGGTGCCCGCATCGGAGTGGGAAACATCGCCGGAGTGGCCACCGCCATCGTCACCGGAGGGCCCGGAGCGGTCTTCTGGATGTGGATCTTCGCAATCATCGGTTCGGCATCCTCCTTCATGGAGTCCACCCTGGCACAGATCTACAAGGAGAAGAAGGAGGACGGGCACTTCTACGGAGGTCCCGCCTACTACGCGTCCAAGGGACTCGGCAGCAGGAGGCTCGGCATCGTCGCCGCGGTCCTCCTGGTCATCACCTTCGGCATCGGATTCATCACCGTCCAGTCCTGCAACGCATCCCAGGCCCTCTGCGGTGCCTTCGAGTTCGACCACAACAACTACGTGTTCGCAGCGATTATTGCCGGAATCGCGGCGGTCATCATCTTCAAGGGACTCAAGGCGGCCGCCAAGTTCTCCGCCAACATCGTCCCCTACATGGCCCTCGCGTGGATCGTCTTCGCTGTCGCCGCCATCCTCCTGAACATCGGAGGGGTGGTCAACGCCGTGTACATGATCTTCGAGTACGCCTTCGACGCCTCCGCCCTGGCGGGAGGAGCCATCGGAACCATCATCGTCACCGGTCTGAAGAGGGGGGTGTTCTCCAACGAGGCCGGACTCGGATCCGTGGCCAACATCGCCGCGACCGCGGACGTCAAGCACCCCGTCAAGCAGGGACTCATCCAGTCCTTCGGTGTCCTGGTCGACACCCTCATCGTCTGCACCATCACCGCCCTTGTCGTCCTCTCCTACGGGCACTTCGACGAGATCATGGCCCTCGACCTCGAGGGTGCGAAGCTCGTCCAGGCCGTGGTCGCGGACGCGTTCAGCGGAACCTGGACCAACTACATCATCGCCATGTTCATGTTCGTCTTCGCGTTCACCTCCCTCATCGGATACTACACCATGTCCGAGGCCAACGCCAGGTTCGTCAGGGACGATAAGAGGTCCGTGCTGGTCATCCGCATCATGGTGGTCATCGTGGCGTTCCTTGCGGGAACCTGCACCTCGGTGAACCTTGCGGACACCATCTCCGACACGTTCATGGCGCTGATGGCCGCCGTCAACATGATCATCGTAGCGCTGCTGTCCAGGAAGGTCTTCGAGGCCTACGTGGACTACAAGAAGCAGAGGAGGGCGGGCATAGAGGAACCCGAGTTCCACAAGGACGCCCTGTCGGACATCTCCGGCGTAACGGAGTGGGAGTGA